A part of Thermotoga petrophila RKU-1 genomic DNA contains:
- a CDS encoding HAD family hydrolase: MRIFLFDYDGTLAEDNGFAEKYFKKLTSFFRDRGVSISPELVLGCVEEITRNPDGSTNLERYMKCLGKRTSQCAEKWKELFMEFYESELFDSLKDTVKPVRKIVDLLKEKEKEGKVVLATNPVFPRIAILKRLNWIGLSEDDFHLITDMESFHFCKPDPRYYLEICEKMRVSPEDCVMYGDDELNDGVCEKLGMKFIRVR, translated from the coding sequence GTGAGAATTTTCCTTTTCGATTACGACGGCACACTGGCCGAAGACAACGGGTTCGCAGAGAAATATTTTAAGAAACTCACTTCTTTTTTCAGAGATAGAGGTGTTTCGATCTCTCCAGAGCTGGTTCTTGGCTGTGTGGAGGAAATAACCAGGAATCCCGATGGATCAACCAATCTGGAGAGATACATGAAATGCCTTGGAAAGAGAACGTCACAGTGTGCAGAGAAATGGAAAGAACTCTTCATGGAGTTTTATGAAAGCGAACTTTTCGATTCGCTCAAAGATACGGTTAAACCTGTGAGGAAGATAGTGGATCTTCTGAAAGAGAAGGAAAAAGAAGGGAAGGTTGTTCTGGCAACGAACCCTGTCTTTCCAAGAATCGCTATTTTGAAGCGACTGAACTGGATTGGATTGTCAGAAGACGATTTTCACTTGATAACGGACATGGAGAGCTTCCATTTTTGCAAGCCAGATCCGAGGTACTACCTCGAGATATGTGAAAAGATGAGAGTTTCTCCGGAAGACTGTGTTATGTACGGGGACGACGAATTGAACGATGGAGTGTGTGAAAAGTTGGGGATGAAGTTCATCAGAGTCCGCTGA
- a CDS encoding MATE family efflux transporter — protein sequence MKLSIPMMLAMLVQTIYNLADGIWVAGLGPYALAAIGLFFPVFMVIISLAAGIGVGASSVVSQKIGERDKEGADTAASVSILLSIVIGFLSIAVILPFISDILSFAGAQGETLRLALEYSVILVYFIPLIMFNNVANGVFRGEGDAKRAMVAITIGSLLNIGLDPVFIYVFGMGVRGAAYATVVSIAVSSLLIAYWMFFKKDTYVSFRLKWDGEILKRILKIGIPASLAQASMSVAIYVLNVFAVRAGGDYGVAVFTSAWRVINFGTVPLIGMAMAVTSVTGAAFGERNGEKLETAHLYAVKLGFFVGLAVMFTILIFAPYIARLFTYSQEGEKLYSDLVKALRILSLFLPGVPFGMFTSSMFQGVGQGLKSLIVTIMRTVIMQVVFSWLFVFVLRIGLVGVWWGIVLGNATSAFITFNWGRFTVKHLKRNFQKNIV from the coding sequence GTGAAACTCTCAATCCCCATGATGCTTGCCATGTTAGTTCAGACGATTTACAACCTGGCCGATGGTATTTGGGTTGCGGGACTGGGGCCTTATGCGCTGGCAGCGATAGGATTGTTCTTCCCTGTTTTCATGGTGATCATCTCCCTCGCCGCAGGTATAGGGGTTGGAGCGAGTTCGGTGGTGTCCCAAAAGATCGGAGAAAGAGACAAGGAAGGAGCAGATACCGCGGCTTCTGTTTCCATCCTGCTTTCAATCGTCATTGGTTTTTTGAGCATTGCTGTTATCCTTCCCTTTATTTCTGACATCCTCAGTTTCGCGGGAGCTCAGGGGGAAACTCTCAGACTGGCCCTCGAGTATTCGGTGATCCTCGTGTATTTCATTCCCCTTATCATGTTCAACAACGTAGCAAACGGTGTTTTCAGAGGTGAGGGAGACGCGAAAAGAGCGATGGTGGCCATAACTATAGGTTCCCTTCTGAACATAGGTCTGGATCCCGTGTTCATCTACGTCTTCGGTATGGGGGTCAGAGGAGCAGCGTACGCCACCGTAGTATCAATCGCTGTTTCTTCCCTTCTGATTGCGTACTGGATGTTTTTCAAGAAGGACACGTACGTATCCTTCCGTTTGAAATGGGATGGAGAAATTCTGAAGAGAATATTGAAGATCGGTATTCCGGCTTCCCTGGCGCAGGCCTCGATGTCGGTGGCGATCTACGTGCTCAACGTCTTTGCGGTGAGGGCAGGAGGAGACTACGGAGTTGCGGTTTTCACGAGTGCGTGGCGTGTTATAAATTTTGGGACTGTCCCGCTCATCGGAATGGCCATGGCCGTGACATCCGTTACAGGTGCCGCTTTTGGTGAGAGAAACGGAGAAAAACTCGAAACGGCACATCTCTACGCCGTGAAACTCGGATTTTTCGTAGGGCTGGCAGTGATGTTCACAATCTTGATTTTTGCCCCATACATCGCTAGGCTGTTCACTTATTCTCAGGAAGGTGAAAAATTATACAGCGATCTGGTGAAAGCCCTCAGAATCCTGAGTCTTTTTCTTCCAGGTGTTCCATTTGGAATGTTCACCTCCTCCATGTTTCAGGGAGTGGGTCAGGGACTCAAAAGTCTGATTGTCACCATCATGAGAACTGTGATTATGCAGGTTGTCTTTTCGTGGCTGTTCGTCTTCGTTCTGAGAATAGGACTTGTGGGAGTCTGGTGGGGCATAGTCCTTGGAAACGCCACATCGGCTTTCATCACTTTCAACTGGGGAAGGTTCACAGTGAAACACCTCAAAAGAAATTTTCAGAAAAACATCGTATAG